Proteins encoded by one window of Conger conger chromosome 1, fConCon1.1, whole genome shotgun sequence:
- the LOC133130589 gene encoding BTB/POZ domain-containing protein 6-B isoform X1, whose protein sequence is MPTAPDCLHGRIMKCLTFFLLLPETLKKSKKGGKHPSKLPVCYEIVTLSLKKKMAAELYPASTNTNLPNNGTTVTATNKKNIVQVTQNTTAATTTTSQQNINNNNVETSNWQSSHPTLRERNALMFNNELMADVHFIVGPPGESQKVPAHKYVLAVGSSVFCAMFYGDLAEGESEIHIPDVEPAAFLILLKYMYSDEIDLEADTVLATLYAAKKYIVPALAKACVNFLETSLEAKNACVLLSQSRLFEEPELTQRCWEVIDAQAELALKSEGFCEIDLQTLEIILTRETLNTKEVVVFEAILNWAVAECKRQGLGVTTRNKRNVLGKALYLVRIPTMTLEEFADGAAQSDILTLEETHDIFLWYTAANKPKLDFPQTQRLGLSPQRCHRFQSSAYRSNQWRYRGRCDSIQFAVDKRVFIAGLGLYGSSGGKAEYSAKIELKRQGATLAQNLTNFVSDGSSSTFSVWFEHPVQVEQDTFYTVSVVLDGNELSYFGQEGMTEVQCGKVTFQFQCSSDSTNGTGVQGGQIPELVFYA, encoded by the exons ATGCCAACAGCTCCAGACTGCCTTCATGGCCGGATCATGAAGTGTTTGACTTTCTTCCTTTTACTTCCAGAAACCctgaaaaaatctaaaaaaggtGGGAAACATCCCAGCAAGCTGCCGGTATGCTATGAGATTGTAACTCTATCCTTGAAGAAGAAGATGGCTGCAGAACTGTACCCTGCCAGCACAAACACCAACCTCCCCAATAACGGCACTACAGTGACTGctacaaacaagaaaaacattgtccAAGTCACGCAGAATACAACCGCCGCAACGACTACCACCAGCCAGCAAAATATCAATAACAACAACGTCGAAACTTCAAACTGGCAGTCGTCCCATCCGACGCTGCGGGAAAG GAATGCCTTAATGTTCAATAACGAACTCATGGCCGATGTTCATTTCATCGTCGGTCCCCCGGGTGAATCACAGAAAGTACCGGCGCACAAG TATGTATTGGCGGTGGGCAGTTCCGTTTTCTGTGCCATGTTTTATGGGGATCTTGCGGAGGGAGAGTCTGAAATTCATATCCCAGATGTGGAACCTGCTGCTTTTCTTATCCTGTTAAA GTATATGTACAGTGATGAAATTGACCTCGAGGCTGACACAGTGCTGGCCACTCTGTATGCTGCAAAGAAGTATATCGTGCCTGCCCTGGCAAAGGCTTGCGTCAACTTCCTGGAGACGAGCCTAGAGGCGAAGAACGCGTGCGTGCTGCTATCCCAGAGCCGGCTGTTTGAGGAGCCGGAACTCACCCAACGCTGCTGGGAGGTCATCGACGCGCAGGCCGAGCTGGCGCTCAAGTCCGAGGGCTTCTGCGAGATCGACCTGCAGACGCTGGAGATCATCCTGACCCGAGAGACCCTCAACACCAAGGAGGTGGTGGTCTTCGAGGCCATTTTGAACTGGGCCGTAGCCGAGTGCAAGCGACAAGGGCTGGGGGTGACCACCCGCAACAAGAGGAACGTCCTAGGCAAGGCGCTGTACCTGGTCCGGATACCCACCATGACACTGGAGGAGTTCGCCGACGGGGCCGCCCAGTCGGACATCCTGACGCTGGAGGAGACGCACGACATCTTCCTGTGGTACACGGCGGCCAACAAGCCCAAGCTGGACTTCCCTCAGACCCAGAGGCTGGGGCTCAGCCCGCAGCGTTGCCACCGCTTCCAGTCTTCGGCCTACCGCAGCAACCAGTGGCGGTACCGGGGCCGCTGCGACAGCATCCAGTTCGCCGTGGACAAGCGGGTCTTTATCGCGGGGCTGGGCCTGTACGGGTCCAGCGGCGGGAAGGCCGAGTACAGCGCCAAAATCGAACTGAAGCGCCAGGGAGCCACCCTGGCGCAGAACTTGACTAATTTCGTATCGGACGGGTCCAGCAGCACCTTCTCGGTGTGGTTCGAGCACCCGGTCCAGGTGGAGCAGGATACGTTCTACACGGTCAGCGTGGTTCTGGACGGGAACGAGCTCAGCTACTTTGGGCAGGAGGGCATGACGGAGGTGCAGTGTGGGAAGGTGACGTTTCAGTTCCAGTGCTCCTCGGACAGTACCAACGGAACGGGAGTGCAGGGGGGGCAGATCCCAGAGCTGGTGTTCTACGCATGA
- the LOC133130589 gene encoding BTB/POZ domain-containing protein 6-B isoform X2 yields the protein MLLFKFIQETLKKSKKGGKHPSKLPVCYEIVTLSLKKKMAAELYPASTNTNLPNNGTTVTATNKKNIVQVTQNTTAATTTTSQQNINNNNVETSNWQSSHPTLRERNALMFNNELMADVHFIVGPPGESQKVPAHKYVLAVGSSVFCAMFYGDLAEGESEIHIPDVEPAAFLILLKYMYSDEIDLEADTVLATLYAAKKYIVPALAKACVNFLETSLEAKNACVLLSQSRLFEEPELTQRCWEVIDAQAELALKSEGFCEIDLQTLEIILTRETLNTKEVVVFEAILNWAVAECKRQGLGVTTRNKRNVLGKALYLVRIPTMTLEEFADGAAQSDILTLEETHDIFLWYTAANKPKLDFPQTQRLGLSPQRCHRFQSSAYRSNQWRYRGRCDSIQFAVDKRVFIAGLGLYGSSGGKAEYSAKIELKRQGATLAQNLTNFVSDGSSSTFSVWFEHPVQVEQDTFYTVSVVLDGNELSYFGQEGMTEVQCGKVTFQFQCSSDSTNGTGVQGGQIPELVFYA from the exons AAACCctgaaaaaatctaaaaaaggtGGGAAACATCCCAGCAAGCTGCCGGTATGCTATGAGATTGTAACTCTATCCTTGAAGAAGAAGATGGCTGCAGAACTGTACCCTGCCAGCACAAACACCAACCTCCCCAATAACGGCACTACAGTGACTGctacaaacaagaaaaacattgtccAAGTCACGCAGAATACAACCGCCGCAACGACTACCACCAGCCAGCAAAATATCAATAACAACAACGTCGAAACTTCAAACTGGCAGTCGTCCCATCCGACGCTGCGGGAAAG GAATGCCTTAATGTTCAATAACGAACTCATGGCCGATGTTCATTTCATCGTCGGTCCCCCGGGTGAATCACAGAAAGTACCGGCGCACAAG TATGTATTGGCGGTGGGCAGTTCCGTTTTCTGTGCCATGTTTTATGGGGATCTTGCGGAGGGAGAGTCTGAAATTCATATCCCAGATGTGGAACCTGCTGCTTTTCTTATCCTGTTAAA GTATATGTACAGTGATGAAATTGACCTCGAGGCTGACACAGTGCTGGCCACTCTGTATGCTGCAAAGAAGTATATCGTGCCTGCCCTGGCAAAGGCTTGCGTCAACTTCCTGGAGACGAGCCTAGAGGCGAAGAACGCGTGCGTGCTGCTATCCCAGAGCCGGCTGTTTGAGGAGCCGGAACTCACCCAACGCTGCTGGGAGGTCATCGACGCGCAGGCCGAGCTGGCGCTCAAGTCCGAGGGCTTCTGCGAGATCGACCTGCAGACGCTGGAGATCATCCTGACCCGAGAGACCCTCAACACCAAGGAGGTGGTGGTCTTCGAGGCCATTTTGAACTGGGCCGTAGCCGAGTGCAAGCGACAAGGGCTGGGGGTGACCACCCGCAACAAGAGGAACGTCCTAGGCAAGGCGCTGTACCTGGTCCGGATACCCACCATGACACTGGAGGAGTTCGCCGACGGGGCCGCCCAGTCGGACATCCTGACGCTGGAGGAGACGCACGACATCTTCCTGTGGTACACGGCGGCCAACAAGCCCAAGCTGGACTTCCCTCAGACCCAGAGGCTGGGGCTCAGCCCGCAGCGTTGCCACCGCTTCCAGTCTTCGGCCTACCGCAGCAACCAGTGGCGGTACCGGGGCCGCTGCGACAGCATCCAGTTCGCCGTGGACAAGCGGGTCTTTATCGCGGGGCTGGGCCTGTACGGGTCCAGCGGCGGGAAGGCCGAGTACAGCGCCAAAATCGAACTGAAGCGCCAGGGAGCCACCCTGGCGCAGAACTTGACTAATTTCGTATCGGACGGGTCCAGCAGCACCTTCTCGGTGTGGTTCGAGCACCCGGTCCAGGTGGAGCAGGATACGTTCTACACGGTCAGCGTGGTTCTGGACGGGAACGAGCTCAGCTACTTTGGGCAGGAGGGCATGACGGAGGTGCAGTGTGGGAAGGTGACGTTTCAGTTCCAGTGCTCCTCGGACAGTACCAACGGAACGGGAGTGCAGGGGGGGCAGATCCCAGAGCTGGTGTTCTACGCATGA
- the LOC133130589 gene encoding BTB/POZ domain-containing protein 6-B isoform X3, which produces MAAELYPASTNTNLPNNGTTVTATNKKNIVQVTQNTTAATTTTSQQNINNNNVETSNWQSSHPTLRERNALMFNNELMADVHFIVGPPGESQKVPAHKYVLAVGSSVFCAMFYGDLAEGESEIHIPDVEPAAFLILLKYMYSDEIDLEADTVLATLYAAKKYIVPALAKACVNFLETSLEAKNACVLLSQSRLFEEPELTQRCWEVIDAQAELALKSEGFCEIDLQTLEIILTRETLNTKEVVVFEAILNWAVAECKRQGLGVTTRNKRNVLGKALYLVRIPTMTLEEFADGAAQSDILTLEETHDIFLWYTAANKPKLDFPQTQRLGLSPQRCHRFQSSAYRSNQWRYRGRCDSIQFAVDKRVFIAGLGLYGSSGGKAEYSAKIELKRQGATLAQNLTNFVSDGSSSTFSVWFEHPVQVEQDTFYTVSVVLDGNELSYFGQEGMTEVQCGKVTFQFQCSSDSTNGTGVQGGQIPELVFYA; this is translated from the exons ATGGCTGCAGAACTGTACCCTGCCAGCACAAACACCAACCTCCCCAATAACGGCACTACAGTGACTGctacaaacaagaaaaacattgtccAAGTCACGCAGAATACAACCGCCGCAACGACTACCACCAGCCAGCAAAATATCAATAACAACAACGTCGAAACTTCAAACTGGCAGTCGTCCCATCCGACGCTGCGGGAAAG GAATGCCTTAATGTTCAATAACGAACTCATGGCCGATGTTCATTTCATCGTCGGTCCCCCGGGTGAATCACAGAAAGTACCGGCGCACAAG TATGTATTGGCGGTGGGCAGTTCCGTTTTCTGTGCCATGTTTTATGGGGATCTTGCGGAGGGAGAGTCTGAAATTCATATCCCAGATGTGGAACCTGCTGCTTTTCTTATCCTGTTAAA GTATATGTACAGTGATGAAATTGACCTCGAGGCTGACACAGTGCTGGCCACTCTGTATGCTGCAAAGAAGTATATCGTGCCTGCCCTGGCAAAGGCTTGCGTCAACTTCCTGGAGACGAGCCTAGAGGCGAAGAACGCGTGCGTGCTGCTATCCCAGAGCCGGCTGTTTGAGGAGCCGGAACTCACCCAACGCTGCTGGGAGGTCATCGACGCGCAGGCCGAGCTGGCGCTCAAGTCCGAGGGCTTCTGCGAGATCGACCTGCAGACGCTGGAGATCATCCTGACCCGAGAGACCCTCAACACCAAGGAGGTGGTGGTCTTCGAGGCCATTTTGAACTGGGCCGTAGCCGAGTGCAAGCGACAAGGGCTGGGGGTGACCACCCGCAACAAGAGGAACGTCCTAGGCAAGGCGCTGTACCTGGTCCGGATACCCACCATGACACTGGAGGAGTTCGCCGACGGGGCCGCCCAGTCGGACATCCTGACGCTGGAGGAGACGCACGACATCTTCCTGTGGTACACGGCGGCCAACAAGCCCAAGCTGGACTTCCCTCAGACCCAGAGGCTGGGGCTCAGCCCGCAGCGTTGCCACCGCTTCCAGTCTTCGGCCTACCGCAGCAACCAGTGGCGGTACCGGGGCCGCTGCGACAGCATCCAGTTCGCCGTGGACAAGCGGGTCTTTATCGCGGGGCTGGGCCTGTACGGGTCCAGCGGCGGGAAGGCCGAGTACAGCGCCAAAATCGAACTGAAGCGCCAGGGAGCCACCCTGGCGCAGAACTTGACTAATTTCGTATCGGACGGGTCCAGCAGCACCTTCTCGGTGTGGTTCGAGCACCCGGTCCAGGTGGAGCAGGATACGTTCTACACGGTCAGCGTGGTTCTGGACGGGAACGAGCTCAGCTACTTTGGGCAGGAGGGCATGACGGAGGTGCAGTGTGGGAAGGTGACGTTTCAGTTCCAGTGCTCCTCGGACAGTACCAACGGAACGGGAGTGCAGGGGGGGCAGATCCCAGAGCTGGTGTTCTACGCATGA